A DNA window from Staphylococcus warneri contains the following coding sequences:
- a CDS encoding phage holin: MTSDKLKQYIGLFGGMLGALYLALKASGIEVPFLMPDKLDAWQNFATSIVPFVIAIYGVYKNTYIIHSHSKAQEEYLKENNLK; the protein is encoded by the coding sequence ATGACTTCAGATAAATTAAAACAATATATTGGCTTATTTGGTGGTATGTTAGGGGCTTTATACCTTGCATTAAAAGCAAGTGGAATCGAAGTTCCTTTTTTAATGCCCGATAAATTAGACGCATGGCAAAACTTCGCTACGTCAATAGTACCTTTTGTAATTGCGATATATGGCGTCTATAAAAACACATATATTATTCACTCGCATTCAAAAGCGCAAGAAGAATACTTAAAAGAAAATAATTTAAAATAG
- a CDS encoding beta-class phenol-soluble modulin produces MTKLAEAIANTVKAAQGHDGAKLGTSIVSIVENGVSVLGKLFGF; encoded by the coding sequence ATGACAAAATTAGCAGAAGCAATCGCAAACACAGTGAAAGCAGCACAAGGACATGACGGTGCAAAATTAGGAACAAGCATTGTAAGCATCGTAGAAAACGGTGTAAGTGTATTAGGTAAATTATTCGGATTCTAA
- a CDS encoding YjjG family noncanonical pyrimidine nucleotidase: MTYQTILLDFDDTIVDFYDAEEKAFYNMAKHFNHYPTKDDFYHFREVNQSHWEAFQKNKLTKEEVLTQRFVNYFKDYQIEVNGKLADHIFRDELAKATPKFFDDTLETIEDLRKNHNIYIVTNGVTETQQRRIAQTTFNETLNGIYISEQTGYQKPMPEFFDYIFKEIGEQHRESAIIVGDSLTSDILGGYNAQIATCWFNLRGKENQTSIQPDYEIKSLKELIDIVE; this comes from the coding sequence ATGACATACCAAACAATATTATTAGACTTTGACGATACGATAGTTGATTTTTATGATGCAGAAGAAAAAGCATTTTACAATATGGCTAAACATTTTAATCACTATCCAACAAAAGATGATTTTTATCATTTTAGAGAGGTGAACCAATCACACTGGGAGGCATTTCAAAAAAATAAGTTAACTAAAGAAGAAGTATTAACACAAAGATTTGTAAATTATTTTAAAGATTATCAAATAGAGGTAAACGGTAAACTTGCTGATCATATATTTAGAGATGAATTAGCTAAAGCAACACCAAAATTCTTTGATGATACTTTAGAAACGATAGAAGATTTAAGGAAAAATCATAATATATACATCGTAACGAATGGTGTGACAGAAACGCAACAACGTCGTATAGCCCAAACAACATTTAACGAAACATTAAATGGTATATATATTTCAGAACAAACAGGTTATCAAAAACCAATGCCAGAATTCTTTGATTACATATTTAAAGAAATTGGTGAACAACATAGAGAAAGCGCAATAATAGTAGGTGATTCATTAACATCTGATATTTTAGGTGGCTATAATGCACAAATAGCAACGTGTTGGTTTAACTTAAGAGGTAAAGAAAATCAAACATCGATTCAACCTGATTATGAAATTAAATCACTTAAAGAGTTAATTGATATTGTTGAATAG
- a CDS encoding beta-class phenol-soluble modulin: MEGLIKAIKDTVEAGVNNDGAKLGTSIVGIVENGVGVLSKLFGF, translated from the coding sequence GTGGAAGGTTTAATCAAAGCAATTAAAGATACTGTTGAAGCTGGCGTTAATAACGACGGCGCAAAATTAGGAACAAGCATCGTAGGCATTGTAGAAAACGGTGTAGGTGTGTTAAGTAAACTATTCGGATTTTAA
- a CDS encoding N-acetyltransferase, whose protein sequence is MSDVKRLEINYKTDELFEDFREFGNKDLYMVEEFNGQMIDASSDSPFYGIFVGDKLAARMALLNKGEVEESYFPDCDDYLLLWKLEVLEKYQNRGYSKQLIDFAKSFNLPIKAIARNNSKSYFENQGFTDVNAKNPEGHDVLIWQP, encoded by the coding sequence ATGAGTGACGTAAAAAGATTAGAAATTAACTACAAAACTGATGAGTTATTTGAAGACTTCAGAGAATTTGGTAATAAAGATCTTTATATGGTTGAAGAATTTAATGGACAAATGATTGACGCAAGTTCTGACTCGCCATTTTATGGCATATTTGTTGGTGACAAATTAGCTGCACGAATGGCTTTATTGAATAAAGGAGAAGTAGAAGAATCTTACTTCCCAGATTGTGATGATTATTTATTATTATGGAAATTAGAAGTATTAGAAAAATATCAAAACAGAGGTTATTCTAAACAATTAATCGATTTTGCGAAATCATTTAATCTTCCTATTAAAGCCATTGCAAGAAATAACTCAAAATCATATTTTGAAAATCAAGGCTTCACAGATGTTAATGCTAAGAATCCTGAAGGCCACGATGTTTTAATATGGCAACCATAA
- a CDS encoding beta-class phenol-soluble modulin produces MTKLAEAIANTVKAAQGHDGAKLGTSIVSIVENGVSVLGKLFGF; encoded by the coding sequence ATGACAAAATTAGCAGAAGCAATCGCAAACACAGTGAAAGCAGCACAAGGACATGACGGCGCGAAATTAGGAACAAGCATTGTAAGCATCGTAGAAAACGGTGTAAGTGTATTAGGTAAATTATTCGGATTCTAA
- a CDS encoding beta-class phenol-soluble modulin, whose protein sequence is MTKLAEAIANTVQAAQGHDGAKLGTSIVSIVENGVGVLSKLFGF, encoded by the coding sequence ATGACAAAATTAGCAGAAGCAATCGCAAACACAGTACAAGCGGCACAAGGACATGACGGCGCAAAATTAGGAACAAGCATTGTAAGCATCGTAGAAAACGGTGTAGGTGTATTAAGTAAATTATTCGGATTCTAA
- a CDS encoding N-acetylmuramoyl-L-alanine amidase: MATENWKGVKVRYQLLTKGTRRYGETMDGGKPQFIVAHDTGNINTTAQSNVTYYENTYNIPWNNVASAHIFVDDKECIICIPTTEKAWHVLYDAPTDNIWYNKDANDVAIGVEICYFSDRERSRKALDNGARVLAYLAEYWHIDYKTRMPGHQDIQADKQDPGNALEASGYGRNTSNLDKLVAKYYKQNVKVKATPVKVEKGSTSFTRDEFVKWLKSTEGKQYDYDLYAAFQCVDYANVGWDKLFDHGLKGNGAKDIPFNAYNKDKFKKEATVYKNTPSFLAKPGDLVVWGEQMGDGWGHVAWVVEATLDEITVL, encoded by the coding sequence ATGGCTACAGAGAATTGGAAAGGTGTTAAAGTAAGATATCAATTACTAACAAAAGGAACGCGCCGATATGGCGAAACAATGGATGGTGGAAAACCACAATTCATCGTTGCACATGATACTGGTAATATTAATACAACTGCTCAATCGAATGTGACCTATTATGAAAACACTTATAATATACCTTGGAATAACGTAGCTAGCGCTCATATATTCGTTGACGATAAAGAATGTATCATTTGTATACCAACAACAGAGAAAGCTTGGCACGTGCTTTATGACGCGCCTACAGATAACATTTGGTACAACAAAGACGCTAACGATGTAGCGATAGGTGTTGAAATATGTTATTTCAGTGATAGAGAACGTAGTAGAAAAGCATTAGATAACGGCGCTAGAGTATTAGCATATCTTGCAGAGTATTGGCATATTGATTACAAAACTAGAATGCCAGGACATCAAGATATTCAAGCTGATAAACAAGATCCAGGCAATGCATTAGAGGCGTCGGGATATGGTAGAAATACATCAAATCTTGATAAGTTAGTAGCTAAATACTACAAACAAAACGTAAAAGTTAAAGCTACACCAGTGAAAGTAGAAAAAGGCTCGACATCATTTACACGTGATGAATTCGTAAAATGGTTAAAATCTACAGAAGGTAAGCAATACGATTATGACTTGTACGCAGCTTTTCAATGTGTCGATTACGCAAATGTAGGTTGGGATAAATTATTTGATCATGGACTTAAAGGTAATGGAGCGAAAGACATTCCTTTTAATGCTTATAATAAAGATAAGTTTAAAAAAGAGGCTACAGTATATAAAAACACACCTAGTTTTTTAGCTAAACCAGGCGATTTAGTCGTTTGGGGAGAACAAATGGGCGATGGTTGGGGTCATGTAGCTTGGGTCGTTGAGGCTACACTCGACGAGATTACAGTGCTTTGA
- a CDS encoding helix-turn-helix domain-containing protein: protein MRKEIRDLLNSNITSYEISKETGVSNSVISRLRNGEREIGKVTLETAEKLYEYELDRIEMNKLTYVVDMHKQDKTLEIITKEGESFYLYEISPQWFDKKDYILELIKDEDLNLHFDGEEIEEPTQFDYTIQEVKDELNNL, encoded by the coding sequence ATGAGAAAAGAAATTCGAGATCTATTGAATAGCAATATCACATCATATGAGATTTCAAAAGAAACGGGTGTTTCTAATTCTGTAATATCCAGATTAAGAAATGGTGAACGTGAAATCGGCAAAGTTACACTTGAAACAGCCGAAAAATTATATGAATACGAATTGGATCGAATTGAAATGAATAAATTAACTTATGTAGTAGATATGCACAAACAAGATAAGACCTTAGAAATTATTACAAAAGAAGGAGAAAGTTTCTACTTGTATGAAATTAGTCCACAATGGTTTGATAAAAAAGATTACATTCTTGAATTAATTAAAGATGAAGATTTAAATTTGCATTTCGACGGCGAAGAAATCGAAGAACCAACACAATTTGATTACACAATTCAAGAGGTAAAAGACGAGTTAAATAACTTATAA
- the ftsL gene encoding cell division protein FtsL, with product MAVEKVYQPYDNATQTSVPKRQPQTSPQKQTVKRKVVVQLTKFEKILYITLVSVIAMISIYMLSLKMDAYDTRGKIADLDHKIEQQSSENSALKSEIKKNSSYERIYDKAKKQGMSLENDNVKVVRNNGETKN from the coding sequence ATGGCTGTAGAAAAAGTTTATCAACCATATGATAATGCAACACAAACCAGTGTTCCAAAAAGACAACCGCAAACCTCTCCACAAAAGCAAACCGTTAAACGTAAAGTTGTCGTTCAACTTACGAAATTTGAGAAGATTTTATACATAACACTAGTCTCTGTTATTGCTATGATTAGTATTTATATGCTATCTTTAAAAATGGATGCGTATGATACGCGAGGAAAAATTGCAGATTTAGATCATAAAATCGAACAACAATCTAGCGAAAACAGCGCCTTAAAATCTGAAATTAAGAAAAATTCTTCATACGAACGCATTTACGACAAGGCTAAGAAGCAAGGGATGAGCCTCGAGAACGATAATGTAAAGGTAGTGCGTAATAATGGCGAAACGAAAAATTAA
- the rsmH gene encoding 16S rRNA (cytosine(1402)-N(4))-methyltransferase RsmH yields the protein MFHHISVMLNETIDYLNIKEDGVYVDCTLGGAGHALYLLNQLSDEGRLIAIDQDLTAIENAKDVLKEHLHKVTFIHSNFRELTQILNELNIEKVDGIYYDLGVSSPQLDVPERGFSYHHDAKLDMRMDQTQSLSAYEVVNEWPYEALVKIFYRYGEEKFSKQIARRIEANREKQPIETTLELVEVIKEGIPAKARRKGGHPAKRVFQAIRIAVNDELSAFEDSIEQAIGLVKVNGRISVITFHSLEDRLCKQMFQEYEKGPDVPRGLPVIPEAYTPKLKRVNRKPITATDEDLDDNNRARSAKLRIAEILK from the coding sequence GTGTTTCATCATATAAGCGTAATGTTAAACGAAACCATTGATTATCTAAATATAAAGGAAGATGGTGTGTATGTTGACTGTACGTTAGGTGGAGCAGGACATGCCCTATATTTACTAAATCAATTAAGTGATGAAGGTAGACTTATTGCAATTGATCAAGATTTAACCGCAATAGAAAATGCTAAAGATGTTCTAAAAGAACACTTACATAAAGTCACTTTTATACACAGTAATTTTAGAGAATTAACACAAATATTAAATGAATTAAACATTGAAAAAGTTGATGGTATTTACTATGACTTGGGTGTTTCAAGCCCTCAATTAGATGTACCAGAAAGAGGTTTTAGTTATCATCACGATGCGAAATTAGATATGCGTATGGATCAGACACAATCATTGTCCGCGTATGAAGTGGTAAATGAATGGCCATATGAAGCATTGGTGAAAATTTTCTACCGTTATGGTGAAGAAAAGTTTTCTAAACAAATCGCAAGAAGAATTGAAGCGAATAGAGAAAAGCAACCTATAGAAACAACATTAGAATTAGTAGAAGTTATCAAAGAAGGTATTCCTGCTAAAGCACGAAGAAAAGGCGGGCACCCTGCTAAAAGAGTGTTCCAAGCAATTCGAATTGCAGTTAATGACGAATTGTCTGCATTTGAAGATTCAATTGAACAAGCAATTGGATTAGTGAAAGTTAACGGACGCATATCTGTGATTACATTCCATTCATTAGAGGATAGATTGTGTAAGCAGATGTTTCAAGAGTATGAAAAAGGACCTGATGTGCCTAGAGGGTTACCAGTGATTCCAGAAGCATATACTCCGAAATTAAAACGCGTTAATCGAAAACCTATTACAGCAACAGATGAAGATTTAGACGACAATAACCGAGCACGAAGTGCGAAACTACGTATTGCAGAAATATTAAAATAA
- a CDS encoding beta-class phenol-soluble modulin, producing the protein MTKLAEAIANTVQAAQGHDGAKLGTSIVSIVENGVSVLGKLFGF; encoded by the coding sequence ATGACAAAATTAGCAGAAGCAATCGCAAACACAGTACAAGCGGCACAAGGACATGACGGCGCAAAATTAGGAACAAGCATTGTAAGCATCGTAGAAAACGGTGTAAGTGTATTAGGTAAATTATTCGGATTCTAA
- the mraZ gene encoding division/cell wall cluster transcriptional repressor MraZ, which yields MFMGEYDHQLDTKGRMIIPSKFRYDLNERFIITRGLDKCLFGYTLEEWQQIEEKMKTLPMTKKDARKFMRMFFSGAVEVELDKQGRINIPQNLRKYANLNKECTVIGVSNRIEIWDRETWNDFYEESEDSFEDIAEDLIDFDF from the coding sequence ATGTTCATGGGAGAATACGATCATCAATTAGATACAAAAGGACGTATGATTATACCGTCCAAGTTTCGTTATGACTTAAATGAACGTTTTATTATCACCCGAGGCCTTGATAAATGTTTATTCGGCTATACTTTAGAAGAATGGCAACAGATTGAAGAGAAGATGAAAACCTTACCTATGACAAAAAAAGACGCTCGTAAATTTATGCGTATGTTCTTCTCTGGTGCTGTTGAAGTAGAGTTAGATAAACAAGGGCGTATTAATATTCCACAGAATTTGAGGAAGTACGCCAACTTAAATAAGGAATGTACAGTAATAGGCGTTTCAAATCGTATAGAGATTTGGGACAGAGAAACTTGGAATGATTTCTACGAAGAATCAGAAGATAGTTTCGAAGATATTGCTGAAGATTTAATAGATTTTGATTTTTAA
- the bshC gene encoding bacillithiol biosynthesis cysteine-adding enzyme BshC has protein sequence MDCKIVKLNNDDQFISKIINSDDKLMQFYQFDAMSKESYKIKMNASPNGREKKLAKVIQSYMKDLTMTDQQEAHITSLANGAKVVIGGQQAGLFGGPLYTIHKIFSLITLSQQLTKEYQQTVVPVFWIAGEDHDFDEVNHTYAFNSQEAQLHKIKYHTMTPPESNVSRFNPDQSQMIEVLNDYFRQLRETEHSKDIYQMCINIIKKYSNWTDMFKVLLHEIFKDYGVLFIDAQNHALRQLEKPLLKEMILKHQDIDDAFRNNQHQTLENGFSQMIQTDTNVHLFLHEDGMRQLLTYQDGVFQLSKSTRTYNQQQLLDILEHEPERFSNNVVTRPIMEEWLFNTVAFIGGPSEIKYWAELHDVFQLLNIEMPIVLPRLRITYLYHRTQKLLHQYHLQLEHVIANGIEEDKQKFIREQASENFLNEIEQMKHQQEKLYQSLFNEVKGNANNENLVTKNNEIHQRQYDYLKKRYLLNIERENDISMRQFREINNHLHAMGGLQERIWNPLQIMNDFGKDVFNPSTYPPLSYTFDHIIIKD, from the coding sequence ATGGACTGTAAAATAGTAAAATTAAACAATGATGATCAGTTTATTTCCAAAATAATAAATAGTGATGATAAGCTCATGCAATTTTACCAATTTGATGCGATGTCAAAAGAGAGTTACAAAATAAAAATGAATGCATCTCCAAATGGTAGAGAAAAGAAGCTTGCTAAAGTGATTCAATCTTATATGAAAGATTTAACAATGACAGATCAACAAGAAGCACATATTACATCATTAGCTAATGGTGCTAAAGTTGTCATTGGGGGACAACAAGCTGGTTTATTTGGTGGGCCTTTATATACAATCCATAAAATATTTTCACTCATCACTTTGAGTCAACAATTGACGAAAGAATATCAACAAACGGTAGTGCCAGTTTTCTGGATTGCAGGAGAAGATCATGATTTTGATGAAGTGAATCACACTTATGCATTTAACTCACAAGAAGCACAATTGCATAAAATTAAATACCACACAATGACACCACCGGAAAGTAATGTTTCACGTTTTAATCCAGATCAATCGCAAATGATTGAAGTATTAAACGATTATTTTAGACAGTTAAGAGAAACGGAACATAGCAAAGACATATATCAAATGTGCATCAATATCATTAAAAAATATTCTAATTGGACAGATATGTTTAAAGTGCTATTACATGAAATATTTAAGGATTATGGCGTCCTATTCATTGATGCACAAAATCACGCATTAAGACAATTAGAAAAACCGCTTTTAAAAGAAATGATATTAAAACATCAAGACATTGATGATGCATTTAGAAATAATCAACATCAAACTTTAGAAAATGGTTTTTCACAAATGATACAAACCGATACCAATGTTCATTTGTTTTTACATGAAGATGGTATGCGCCAATTATTAACGTATCAAGATGGTGTATTTCAGTTAAGTAAGTCGACACGAACATATAATCAACAACAATTGTTGGATATTTTAGAGCATGAGCCTGAAAGATTTTCAAATAATGTAGTTACTCGACCAATAATGGAAGAGTGGTTATTTAATACAGTGGCGTTTATTGGTGGCCCTAGTGAAATTAAATATTGGGCAGAACTACATGATGTATTCCAACTCTTAAATATAGAGATGCCGATTGTATTGCCTAGACTACGAATCACGTATTTATATCATCGAACGCAGAAACTATTGCATCAATATCATCTTCAATTGGAGCATGTCATTGCAAATGGAATTGAAGAAGATAAACAGAAATTTATACGCGAGCAAGCCTCTGAGAACTTCTTAAATGAAATAGAACAGATGAAACATCAACAGGAAAAGTTATATCAATCCTTATTTAATGAAGTGAAAGGGAACGCGAATAATGAAAATTTAGTAACTAAAAATAATGAGATTCATCAAAGACAATATGATTATTTGAAAAAACGTTACCTATTAAATATTGAACGTGAGAATGATATTAGCATGAGACAATTTAGAGAAATTAACAACCATCTCCATGCAATGGGAGGATTACAAGAAAGAATATGGAATCCACTTCAAATTATGAATGATTTTGGGAAAGATGTGTTCAACCCCTCCACCTATCCACCACTTTCTTACACTTTTGATCATATTATAATAAAAGACTGA